One window of Triticum dicoccoides isolate Atlit2015 ecotype Zavitan chromosome 5A, WEW_v2.0, whole genome shotgun sequence genomic DNA carries:
- the LOC119303040 gene encoding protein LOL3-like — protein MQSQIVCHRCRRVLAYPSGAPSVCCAMCRAITAVPPPAPAVEMAQLICGGCRTLLMYTRNADTVRCSCCSTVNLVRPVNNIAHVNCGRCRTTLMYPHGAPSVKCAICDYITNITNTGINTMSPAPCPRPTSNESAYNASSASVPTPQPQNVTVVVENPMTVDEKGKLVSNVVVGITPGKN, from the exons ATGCAGAGCCAGATCGTGTGCCACCGCTGCCGGAGGGTGCTGGCCTACCCGTCAGGGGCGCCCAGCGTGTGCTGTGCCATGTGCCGAGCCATCACCGCCGTGCCACCCCCAGCGCCAG CAGTGGAAATGGCTCAGCTTATATGTGGTGGTTGCCGAACTTTGCTGATGTACACCCGTAATGCAGACACTGTGAGATGCTCATGTTGCAGTACTGTCAATCTTGTCAGACCAG TCAATAATATAGCCCACGTGAACTGTGGTCGGTGCCGAACAACTTTGATGTATCCACATGGAGCACCTTCTGTCAAATGTGCCATCTGCGATTATATCACAAATATCACAAATACTGGA ATAAATACCATGTCACCAGCGCCATGTCCAAGGCCTACATCAAATGAATCTGCATATAATGCCTCATCAGCTTCTGTT CCCACACCTCAACCCCAGAATGTAACCGTCGTTGTTGAGAACCCTATGACAGTTGACGAAAAGGGTAAACTG GTCAGCAACGTCGTAGTTGGAATTACACCTGGGAAAAATTGA